One region of Solea senegalensis isolate Sse05_10M linkage group LG14, IFAPA_SoseM_1, whole genome shotgun sequence genomic DNA includes:
- the LOC122780823 gene encoding guanine nucleotide-binding protein G(I)/G(S)/G(O) subunit gamma-5 — MSGSSNIIAMKKIVQQLRLEAGINRVKVSQAAADLQQFCLQNAQQDPLLTGMSSSNNPFRPQKVCSFL, encoded by the exons ATGTCCGGCTCCTCCAACATCATAGCTATGAAGAAAATCGTGCAGCAGCTGCGTCTAGAAGCCGGCATTAACAGAGTGAAG GTGTCCCAGGCTGCCGCAGACCTGCAGCAGTTCTGTCTCCAGAATGCACAGCAGGACCCTCTGCTCACCGGCATGTCGTCCAGCAACAACCCGTTCAGACCACAGAAAGTCTGCTCCTTCCTATAG